The segment TTAGGCTCAATTTTGTAAAATTGGGCTTATGAGATTTTAAACAATTCTTTTGCATTTTTGTACATGAATTTATCTCTAAATTCCTGTTTGATTTTCAGTTTTGCAACAAAGTTAAGATATGAATCCATTGAACTGATAGGCCAATCAGTTCCATAAAGTAGGTATTTTGGTTCTCCTGCATAATTAATTAGCTCAGCAACTTTTTCTTTGATCATTTTTTCAAAAAAGTGATCAAAGCTACCTATAACGAGACCAGAGATATCAGCATAGACATTTTTATTTTTATAAATTACTTCTTGTGCGTCTTGAATCCAAGGATTTCCTAGATGACACATTACAATTTTTAGTTCGGGATTATCTACTGCAACATCATCAAGGTTTAACGGACGAGAATAACGAAGTTTTCCTTTTGGACTGTATGTATCCCCAGTGTGAAACATTGCAGGGATCCCAAATTCAACACAAATATCGTATACTTTTTGATATCTTTCATCATATGGATAATAATGCTCATAACCAGAATAGATTTTGAGTCCTTTTACTAGTCCCTCTTTAATCCAAGTTTTGTAATTTTTTAAATCATCATCAGTGTGATTGTCAATGGAAAATCCAGCAACGACTCCAAGATTATCATATTTTTTAATTGCATCAATGATCTGTTTTGCTGAAGGCCTAGCCGAGTTTGTTTTGTAAGAGGATAAAATAATAGCATAATCGACATTGTTGCTTGTCATTTCTTTTTGAAGTTCATCTACCCTATCATCTAAAGAAGAAATATGTTGAATGAGCTCGTATTGATTCACATGAACATGACAATCGATGATCATTTTACTTTGTAATTTGGATTAATCCATTCAATAAAAGTGGCGTGGTTAAGTGATCGTGGATCCTTCATATAATCATCAAGAATTTTTATAAATTTGAAACCATTTTTAACTTGAAATTCTAAAACAGGTTCCCTAATTTCATGTTTCAAGACTTTTTGAACATATTCAAGAGGAGATAGTTCTTTTGCAAATTCACAATAGTTGAATAATCTTGCACCTGCAATAATTCTACGTAAATTGAGTTTTATTGCAAGTGCTTTTCGGGCATCATAAATTTTAGTTGCTACGCCTAATCGTCGGTTATCTGGGTGTGTCGAGATATCTGCACCATACAATGAATCTCCTTTTGGGTTATGTGCTGAAAAGATACTATCACCGCAAGCTTCTTTCCAAGTATGTTCTTTGTATTCAGGATTAAATTTCACAATTAAACTACTACATGAACCAACAATCTTGCCATCATAATCAGCCACAAATTGGCCTTCTGGAAATACTTTGAGATGTGCTTCTAATTGTTCAGGTTTCCAGTATACGCCTTTTGCTGCCATATAGGGAAATGCTGCCTTTTGCAATTCTACAATTTTTGGTATGTCTTTTTTTATCGTATTTCGAATGATTACTTTATTTTTACGAGTTTGATCAGACATGTGTCAATAAAACATTTTACGGCTATTTAATGAATCGAAATTAAATTAG is part of the Nitrosarchaeum sp. genome and harbors:
- a CDS encoding amidohydrolase family protein, with protein sequence MIIDCHVHVNQYELIQHISSLDDRVDELQKEMTSNNVDYAIILSSYKTNSARPSAKQIIDAIKKYDNLGVVAGFSIDNHTDDDLKNYKTWIKEGLVKGLKIYSGYEHYYPYDERYQKVYDICVEFGIPAMFHTGDTYSPKGKLRYSRPLNLDDVAVDNPELKIVMCHLGNPWIQDAQEVIYKNKNVYADISGLVIGSFDHFFEKMIKEKVAELINYAGEPKYLLYGTDWPISSMDSYLNFVAKLKIKQEFRDKFMYKNAKELFKIS
- a CDS encoding GNAT family N-acetyltransferase, with the protein product MSDQTRKNKVIIRNTIKKDIPKIVELQKAAFPYMAAKGVYWKPEQLEAHLKVFPEGQFVADYDGKIVGSCSSLIVKFNPEYKEHTWKEACGDSIFSAHNPKGDSLYGADISTHPDNRRLGVATKIYDARKALAIKLNLRRIIAGARLFNYCEFAKELSPLEYVQKVLKHEIREPVLEFQVKNGFKFIKILDDYMKDPRSLNHATFIEWINPNYKVK